Proteins from a single region of Mus pahari chromosome 2, PAHARI_EIJ_v1.1, whole genome shotgun sequence:
- the Rasgef1a gene encoding ras-GEF domain-containing family member 1A isoform X2, with translation MPQTSVVFSSILGPNCNRQVQPGMGERGGGASSGSKDLIFQDGRLTSGSLEALMEHLVPTVDYYPDRTYIFTFLLSSRVFVPPHDLLARVGQICLEQRQQLEAGPEKAKLKSFSTKIVQLLKEWTEAFPYDFQDEKVMAELKAIAHRVTQCDEENGTVKKAIAQMIQSLLLSLAARSQLQELREKLRSPVVDKGPVLKAKPPAAQKDILGVCSDPLVLAQQLTHIELERVNTIRPEDLMQIISHMDSLDNHRCRGDMTKTFSLEAYDNWFNCLSMLVATEVCRVVKKKHRTRMLEFFIDVARECFNIGNFNSMMAIISGMNLSPVARLKKTWSKVKTAKFDVLEHHMDPSSNFCNYRTALQGATQRSQTANSSREKIVIPVFNLFVKDIYFLHKIHTNHLPNGHINFKKFWEISRQIHEFMTWTQVECPFEKDKKIQSYVLTAPIYSEEVKVLRITWRRTAGRHSGPLSLTEPEDAACRCHMKQKTRISVILRRMQAKSGEASLAGVHFVYNFYEKEDGSYLTHQPLAFTQSSFLLLLFILNGAGPCFGEGRERVSWEMVTMVTSYSNEM, from the exons ATGCCCCAGACATCTGTGGTCTTCTCCAGCATCCTTGGGCCCAACTGTAACAGACAGGTGCAGCCTGGcatgggggagagaggaggtggggccAGCAGTGGCTCCAAGGACCTCATTTTTCAAGATGGACGCCTCACTTCTGGGTCCTTGGAGGCCTTGATGGAGCATCTGGTCCCGACGGTGGACTATTATCCTGAT CGGACATACATCTTCACATTTCTCCTGAGTTCCCGGGTCTTCGTGCCCCCTCATGACCTTCTGGCTCGAGTAGGGCAGATCTGCCTGGAGCAGAGGCAACAGCTAGAGGCTGGGCCTGAGAAG GCCAAGCTGAAGTCCTTCTCGACCAAGATCGTGCAGCTGTTGAAGGAGTGGACGGAGGCCTTCCCTTATGACTTCCAGGACGAGAAGGTCATGGCGGAGCTGAAGGCCATCGCACACCGCGTCACTCAGTGTGACGAG GAGAACGGCACAGTGAAGAAAGCCATTGCCCAAATGATACAAAGCTTGCTGCTGTCCCTGGCTGCCCGAAGTCAGCTCCAAGAGCTTCGGGAGAAGCTCCGGTCACCAGTTGTGGACAAAGGGCCCGTCCTTAAGGCCAAGCCACCAGCTGCCCAGAAAGACATCCTGGGTGTGTGCAGTGACCCCCTGGTGCTggcccagcagctgactcacatTGAACTG GAGCGGGTCAACACTATCCGCCCCGAGGACCTGATGCAGATCATCAGCCACATGGACTCTTTGGACAATCACAGG TGCCGTGGAGACATGACTAAGACCTTCAGTTTAGAAGCCTATGACAACTGGTTCAACTGCTTGAGCATGCTCGTGGCTACAGAGGTGTGCCGG GTGGTAAAGAAGAAACACCGGACCCGCATGCTGGAGTTCTTCATTGATGTGGCCCGAGAGTGTTTCAACATCGGGAACTTCAACTCCATGATGGCCATCATAT CTGGCATGAACCTCAGCCCAGTGGCACGGCTGAAGAAAACGTGGTCCAAAGTCAAGACAGCCAAGTTTGATGTCTTGGAG CATCACATGGACCCCTCCAGCAACTTCTGCAACTACCGGACAGCCCTGCAGGGGGCGACACAGAGGTCCCAGACAGCCAACAGCAGCCGTGAGAAGATTGTCATCCCCGTGTTCAACCTCTTCGTTAAGGACATCTACTTTCTACACAAAATCCACACCAACCACCTGCCCAATGGGCACATTAACTTCAAA AAATTTTGGGAGATTTCCAGACAGATCCATGAGTTCATGACATGGACACAGGTAGAGTGTCCCTTTGAGAAGGACAAGAAGATTCAGAGTTATGTGCTCACGGCGCCCATCTACAGCGAGGAAG TGAAGGTCCTGAGAATCACATGGAGAAGGACAGCTGGAAGGCACTCAG GACCACTCTCCTTAACAGAGCCTGAGGATGCGGCCTGCAGATGCCACATGAAGCAGAAAACACGAATCTCGGTGATATTGCGACGGATGCAGGCTAAGAGCGGCGAGGCCTCACTGGCTGGGGTCCATTTTGTATATAACTTTTATGAAAAGGAAGACGGTAGTTATCTCACGCATCAGCCTTTGGCGTTTACACAgtcctcttttttgttgttgttatttattttaaacggGGCAGGGCCCTGTTTTGGGGAGGGGCGGGAAAGAGTATCATGGGAGATGGTAACCATGGTAACATCTTATTCTAATGaaatgtag
- the Rasgef1a gene encoding ras-GEF domain-containing family member 1A isoform X4 — protein MPQTSVVFSSILGPNCNRQVQPGMGERGGGASSGSKDLIFQDGRLTSGSLEALMEHLVPTVDYYPDRTYIFTFLLSSRVFVPPHDLLARVGQICLEQRQQLEAGPEKAKLKSFSTKIVQLLKEWTEAFPYDFQDEKVMAELKAIAHRVTQCDEENGTVKKAIAQMIQSLLLSLAARSQLQELREKLRSPVVDKGPVLKAKPPAAQKDILGVCSDPLVLAQQLTHIELERVNTIRPEDLMQIISHMDSLDNHRCRGDMTKTFSLEAYDNWFNCLSMLVATEVCRVVKKKHRTRMLEFFIDVARECFNIGNFNSMMAIISGMNLSPVARLKKTWSKVKTAKFDVLEHHMDPSSNFCNYRTALQGATQRSQTANSSREKIVIPVFNLFVKDIYFLHKIHTNHLPNGHINFKKFWEISRQIHEFMTWTQVECPFEKDKKIQSYVLTAPIYSEEALFIASFESEGPENHMEKDSWKALRTTLLNRA, from the exons ATGCCCCAGACATCTGTGGTCTTCTCCAGCATCCTTGGGCCCAACTGTAACAGACAGGTGCAGCCTGGcatgggggagagaggaggtggggccAGCAGTGGCTCCAAGGACCTCATTTTTCAAGATGGACGCCTCACTTCTGGGTCCTTGGAGGCCTTGATGGAGCATCTGGTCCCGACGGTGGACTATTATCCTGAT CGGACATACATCTTCACATTTCTCCTGAGTTCCCGGGTCTTCGTGCCCCCTCATGACCTTCTGGCTCGAGTAGGGCAGATCTGCCTGGAGCAGAGGCAACAGCTAGAGGCTGGGCCTGAGAAG GCCAAGCTGAAGTCCTTCTCGACCAAGATCGTGCAGCTGTTGAAGGAGTGGACGGAGGCCTTCCCTTATGACTTCCAGGACGAGAAGGTCATGGCGGAGCTGAAGGCCATCGCACACCGCGTCACTCAGTGTGACGAG GAGAACGGCACAGTGAAGAAAGCCATTGCCCAAATGATACAAAGCTTGCTGCTGTCCCTGGCTGCCCGAAGTCAGCTCCAAGAGCTTCGGGAGAAGCTCCGGTCACCAGTTGTGGACAAAGGGCCCGTCCTTAAGGCCAAGCCACCAGCTGCCCAGAAAGACATCCTGGGTGTGTGCAGTGACCCCCTGGTGCTggcccagcagctgactcacatTGAACTG GAGCGGGTCAACACTATCCGCCCCGAGGACCTGATGCAGATCATCAGCCACATGGACTCTTTGGACAATCACAGG TGCCGTGGAGACATGACTAAGACCTTCAGTTTAGAAGCCTATGACAACTGGTTCAACTGCTTGAGCATGCTCGTGGCTACAGAGGTGTGCCGG GTGGTAAAGAAGAAACACCGGACCCGCATGCTGGAGTTCTTCATTGATGTGGCCCGAGAGTGTTTCAACATCGGGAACTTCAACTCCATGATGGCCATCATAT CTGGCATGAACCTCAGCCCAGTGGCACGGCTGAAGAAAACGTGGTCCAAAGTCAAGACAGCCAAGTTTGATGTCTTGGAG CATCACATGGACCCCTCCAGCAACTTCTGCAACTACCGGACAGCCCTGCAGGGGGCGACACAGAGGTCCCAGACAGCCAACAGCAGCCGTGAGAAGATTGTCATCCCCGTGTTCAACCTCTTCGTTAAGGACATCTACTTTCTACACAAAATCCACACCAACCACCTGCCCAATGGGCACATTAACTTCAAA AAATTTTGGGAGATTTCCAGACAGATCCATGAGTTCATGACATGGACACAGGTAGAGTGTCCCTTTGAGAAGGACAAGAAGATTCAGAGTTATGTGCTCACGGCGCCCATCTACAGCGAGGAAG CTCTCTTCATCGCCTCCTTTGAAAGTGAAGGTCCTGAGAATCACATGGAGAAGGACAGCTGGAAGGCACTCAG GACCACTCTCCTTAACAGAGCCTGA
- the Rasgef1a gene encoding ras-GEF domain-containing family member 1A isoform X3, with protein MEAMPQTSVVFSSILGPNCNRQVQPGMGERGGGASSGSKDLIFQDGRLTSGSLEALMEHLVPTVDYYPDRTYIFTFLLSSRVFVPPHDLLARVGQICLEQRQQLEAGPEKAKLKSFSTKIVQLLKEWTEAFPYDFQDEKVMAELKAIAHRVTQCDEENGTVKKAIAQMIQSLLLSLAARSQLQELREKLRSPVVDKGPVLKAKPPAAQKDILGVCSDPLVLAQQLTHIELERVNTIRPEDLMQIISHMDSLDNHRCRGDMTKTFSLEAYDNWFNCLSMLVATEVCRVVKKKHRTRMLEFFIDVARECFNIGNFNSMMAIISGMNLSPVARLKKTWSKVKTAKFDVLEHHMDPSSNFCNYRTALQGATQRSQTANSSREKIVIPVFNLFVKDIYFLHKIHTNHLPNGHINFKKFWEISRQIHEFMTWTQVECPFEKDKKIQSYVLTAPIYSEEALFIASFESEGPENHMEKDSWKALRTTLLNRA; from the exons GAAGCTATGCCCCAGACATCTGTGGTCTTCTCCAGCATCCTTGGGCCCAACTGTAACAGACAGGTGCAGCCTGGcatgggggagagaggaggtggggccAGCAGTGGCTCCAAGGACCTCATTTTTCAAGATGGACGCCTCACTTCTGGGTCCTTGGAGGCCTTGATGGAGCATCTGGTCCCGACGGTGGACTATTATCCTGAT CGGACATACATCTTCACATTTCTCCTGAGTTCCCGGGTCTTCGTGCCCCCTCATGACCTTCTGGCTCGAGTAGGGCAGATCTGCCTGGAGCAGAGGCAACAGCTAGAGGCTGGGCCTGAGAAG GCCAAGCTGAAGTCCTTCTCGACCAAGATCGTGCAGCTGTTGAAGGAGTGGACGGAGGCCTTCCCTTATGACTTCCAGGACGAGAAGGTCATGGCGGAGCTGAAGGCCATCGCACACCGCGTCACTCAGTGTGACGAG GAGAACGGCACAGTGAAGAAAGCCATTGCCCAAATGATACAAAGCTTGCTGCTGTCCCTGGCTGCCCGAAGTCAGCTCCAAGAGCTTCGGGAGAAGCTCCGGTCACCAGTTGTGGACAAAGGGCCCGTCCTTAAGGCCAAGCCACCAGCTGCCCAGAAAGACATCCTGGGTGTGTGCAGTGACCCCCTGGTGCTggcccagcagctgactcacatTGAACTG GAGCGGGTCAACACTATCCGCCCCGAGGACCTGATGCAGATCATCAGCCACATGGACTCTTTGGACAATCACAGG TGCCGTGGAGACATGACTAAGACCTTCAGTTTAGAAGCCTATGACAACTGGTTCAACTGCTTGAGCATGCTCGTGGCTACAGAGGTGTGCCGG GTGGTAAAGAAGAAACACCGGACCCGCATGCTGGAGTTCTTCATTGATGTGGCCCGAGAGTGTTTCAACATCGGGAACTTCAACTCCATGATGGCCATCATAT CTGGCATGAACCTCAGCCCAGTGGCACGGCTGAAGAAAACGTGGTCCAAAGTCAAGACAGCCAAGTTTGATGTCTTGGAG CATCACATGGACCCCTCCAGCAACTTCTGCAACTACCGGACAGCCCTGCAGGGGGCGACACAGAGGTCCCAGACAGCCAACAGCAGCCGTGAGAAGATTGTCATCCCCGTGTTCAACCTCTTCGTTAAGGACATCTACTTTCTACACAAAATCCACACCAACCACCTGCCCAATGGGCACATTAACTTCAAA AAATTTTGGGAGATTTCCAGACAGATCCATGAGTTCATGACATGGACACAGGTAGAGTGTCCCTTTGAGAAGGACAAGAAGATTCAGAGTTATGTGCTCACGGCGCCCATCTACAGCGAGGAAG CTCTCTTCATCGCCTCCTTTGAAAGTGAAGGTCCTGAGAATCACATGGAGAAGGACAGCTGGAAGGCACTCAG GACCACTCTCCTTAACAGAGCCTGA
- the Rasgef1a gene encoding ras-GEF domain-containing family member 1A isoform X1 codes for MEAMPQTSVVFSSILGPNCNRQVQPGMGERGGGASSGSKDLIFQDGRLTSGSLEALMEHLVPTVDYYPDRTYIFTFLLSSRVFVPPHDLLARVGQICLEQRQQLEAGPEKAKLKSFSTKIVQLLKEWTEAFPYDFQDEKVMAELKAIAHRVTQCDEENGTVKKAIAQMIQSLLLSLAARSQLQELREKLRSPVVDKGPVLKAKPPAAQKDILGVCSDPLVLAQQLTHIELERVNTIRPEDLMQIISHMDSLDNHRCRGDMTKTFSLEAYDNWFNCLSMLVATEVCRVVKKKHRTRMLEFFIDVARECFNIGNFNSMMAIISGMNLSPVARLKKTWSKVKTAKFDVLEHHMDPSSNFCNYRTALQGATQRSQTANSSREKIVIPVFNLFVKDIYFLHKIHTNHLPNGHINFKKFWEISRQIHEFMTWTQVECPFEKDKKIQSYVLTAPIYSEEVKVLRITWRRTAGRHSGPLSLTEPEDAACRCHMKQKTRISVILRRMQAKSGEASLAGVHFVYNFYEKEDGSYLTHQPLAFTQSSFLLLLFILNGAGPCFGEGRERVSWEMVTMVTSYSNEM; via the exons GAAGCTATGCCCCAGACATCTGTGGTCTTCTCCAGCATCCTTGGGCCCAACTGTAACAGACAGGTGCAGCCTGGcatgggggagagaggaggtggggccAGCAGTGGCTCCAAGGACCTCATTTTTCAAGATGGACGCCTCACTTCTGGGTCCTTGGAGGCCTTGATGGAGCATCTGGTCCCGACGGTGGACTATTATCCTGAT CGGACATACATCTTCACATTTCTCCTGAGTTCCCGGGTCTTCGTGCCCCCTCATGACCTTCTGGCTCGAGTAGGGCAGATCTGCCTGGAGCAGAGGCAACAGCTAGAGGCTGGGCCTGAGAAG GCCAAGCTGAAGTCCTTCTCGACCAAGATCGTGCAGCTGTTGAAGGAGTGGACGGAGGCCTTCCCTTATGACTTCCAGGACGAGAAGGTCATGGCGGAGCTGAAGGCCATCGCACACCGCGTCACTCAGTGTGACGAG GAGAACGGCACAGTGAAGAAAGCCATTGCCCAAATGATACAAAGCTTGCTGCTGTCCCTGGCTGCCCGAAGTCAGCTCCAAGAGCTTCGGGAGAAGCTCCGGTCACCAGTTGTGGACAAAGGGCCCGTCCTTAAGGCCAAGCCACCAGCTGCCCAGAAAGACATCCTGGGTGTGTGCAGTGACCCCCTGGTGCTggcccagcagctgactcacatTGAACTG GAGCGGGTCAACACTATCCGCCCCGAGGACCTGATGCAGATCATCAGCCACATGGACTCTTTGGACAATCACAGG TGCCGTGGAGACATGACTAAGACCTTCAGTTTAGAAGCCTATGACAACTGGTTCAACTGCTTGAGCATGCTCGTGGCTACAGAGGTGTGCCGG GTGGTAAAGAAGAAACACCGGACCCGCATGCTGGAGTTCTTCATTGATGTGGCCCGAGAGTGTTTCAACATCGGGAACTTCAACTCCATGATGGCCATCATAT CTGGCATGAACCTCAGCCCAGTGGCACGGCTGAAGAAAACGTGGTCCAAAGTCAAGACAGCCAAGTTTGATGTCTTGGAG CATCACATGGACCCCTCCAGCAACTTCTGCAACTACCGGACAGCCCTGCAGGGGGCGACACAGAGGTCCCAGACAGCCAACAGCAGCCGTGAGAAGATTGTCATCCCCGTGTTCAACCTCTTCGTTAAGGACATCTACTTTCTACACAAAATCCACACCAACCACCTGCCCAATGGGCACATTAACTTCAAA AAATTTTGGGAGATTTCCAGACAGATCCATGAGTTCATGACATGGACACAGGTAGAGTGTCCCTTTGAGAAGGACAAGAAGATTCAGAGTTATGTGCTCACGGCGCCCATCTACAGCGAGGAAG TGAAGGTCCTGAGAATCACATGGAGAAGGACAGCTGGAAGGCACTCAG GACCACTCTCCTTAACAGAGCCTGAGGATGCGGCCTGCAGATGCCACATGAAGCAGAAAACACGAATCTCGGTGATATTGCGACGGATGCAGGCTAAGAGCGGCGAGGCCTCACTGGCTGGGGTCCATTTTGTATATAACTTTTATGAAAAGGAAGACGGTAGTTATCTCACGCATCAGCCTTTGGCGTTTACACAgtcctcttttttgttgttgttatttattttaaacggGGCAGGGCCCTGTTTTGGGGAGGGGCGGGAAAGAGTATCATGGGAGATGGTAACCATGGTAACATCTTATTCTAATGaaatgtag